A region of the Zonotrichia leucophrys gambelii isolate GWCS_2022_RI chromosome 14, RI_Zleu_2.0, whole genome shotgun sequence genome:
TTCCCCTGCAGGTAGGTCAGTCACACCAGAGCTCCATTtcttcacagaatcccagagtggtttgggttggaaaggacttaAAAGATAAACTGCTTCCAATTCGCTGCCATGGGCCACCTTCTGCTAGACCAGCTTGCTTCAAACTTTGTCCAGCCTGGttttggacaattccagggatggtacagccacagcttctctgggcaacctatgCCAGGGCTTCAGCCTCAGAGGAAGAATtctttcccaatatcccagttaaccctgccctctggaatggaagccattcccccttgccctgtcactccagcccttgtccaaagtccctctccagctctcttggagcccctcTAAATAGTCTGAAGATTCTGAGGTCTCGCCAGAAtcatctcttctccaggatgagcaCCCCCATCTCTCTCAGCCTTCTCCCccttcttctccctctcccagctTCACAGCAGTCCCAGCCCTGACATCACATTTCTGTTCTTCCTCCAGATTCCTCcagtccccagcccaggctctcaTCCAACTCTCCAGCTTGCTTTCCCTCCAACTGATGCTGGCCACGCTTCCTCCCTTGAGCAGAAATTCTGGTCCCACATAAACATCTGTCCTTAAGGCATCTCAAGGATCACATCCCCATCATGAAGCCCATATCATCCCCATTTGCATTAAAGTCAAACTGAGGACtccaaataacaaaaaatatgttGGAAAGCTGGGATATAAGAGACAGCAAAACCCTGCTGTGGTTATTTACACAGAATAATGCAATTTTCCTCCTCAGATTTGGCATGAAAGAGAGGGATGTATAGAGACTTGGGACAGCAATCCAGGTGTGCTGAGGAGAGCCACGACCAGCCCATGGATAGCTCCTGGGACTGCTGGGTGGTTCCTGGGATCCCTGGATGGTTCCTGGGACCTCTGGGTGGTTCAAGTGGTCCCTGAACGGCTCCTGGGACACCTGGATGGTTCCTGGCACCCCTTCTCCTCACCCTGCCCTTGGGGCGCAGGATTTCACAACCTCTCCTTCCTCCAATCCCCCACCTCCTGTGTGGGGCTCGGGTGGGAGGTGGGATAATTTTTGGGGTGTAATGGGGGAATCCCTGGGGATCGCAGGGGGATCACTGAGGGGTGCAGGGGGGATCACTGAGGGGTGCAGGGGGAATCACTGAGGGGTGTAGGGGGAAGCAAtaggggagcacagggatgatCACTGAGGGATCTCAGGGGGATCACTGGGGCACAGGTGGGATCACTGTGAAGGCACTTAGAGGGTATCACTGGGGGCTTTCCCCTTAGTAGGGGGGTATCACTGGAAGTTTCAGGGGGATCACTGAGGGTCTCTGGAGGATCATTGGAGGTTTCAGGAGGATCATTGAGGGGTCTCGGGGGATCACTAAGTTTCAGAGGGATCATTGAGGGTCTCTGGGGGATCGCTGAGGGTCTCAGGAGGGATCGCTGGCGCACAGGCGGGATCACTGTGGAGGCATTTATGGGGGATCACTGGGGGTTTCGGGGAGATCACTGGAAGTTCGGGGGGGATCACTGTAAGTTTGAGGGGGATCACTGAGGTCTCAGCGGGATCACAGTACGAATACaaggcacagccccactgcccagccctgacagcggcccagcccggctcccAGCTCCGTGAgggccgcggcggcggctcTGCTGCCGTGAGGCGGAGCCaggccgggcccgccccgctccgTCACTGCCGGGCCCGCCATGGCGTCCGGGCCCGCGGGCCGCGCCGCtgaggagccgccgccgccggagcCGCCCGCCGAGCAGaagccgccgccgctgccgcccgcgCAGGAGGAGTTCTCCTTCCTGCCGCTCGTCCACGACATCATCAAATGGTAACGGCGGGCACGGCCagcgccgccccccgccccgccgggagCCGCGGCCCTGCCGCAGCCGCGCCGCTCGGACGGGGCTGCCTCACTCACACCAGAGCTCTCGGGGCCTGCGTGAGGAGCGGGGCTAAGGGGCCCTCGGCGGTGATGTTCTCCCAGTCACAGCATCCGTGGGGATGCTCTGGATAGGGAGTGAGGCAATGGGATGCCCCCTCTAGTGATGCTCACCCGGCTCCCGGCATCTCCCGGATGCTCTGGATGGGGAGTAAGGCAGTGGGGTTTCCTCTAAGTTGTTTTTTCATCCTTAGCATCCTCATAGGGCCTTGAACAGGGAGCTGAGCTATTGGATCCTCCCTCAAGTgatgctctcccagccctcactTCCCCAGCATGCCCTAAAGAGGTAGCAGGGCAATGAAGTCACCCTTCTAGTGATGCTCTCCATCTCCCCAGCATCTCCTTTGCCCTTTTTATCTCAGCTGGAGTTCCTGGGAAGAGTTggagggagctggcacagccccaagcACATCTGCACTCTGAGTCCTACCTGGGTGGTGTCAGGGTCAcctgagcagtgcaggtgcTCCCATGGCCCAGGTACACTGCCCCACCAGTaaccccagagcaggagcattCTGTGTCCGCTGGGTTATTGCTCCAGAGAACTCTACTCTTTGGCTGATAACAGCCTCAGGAAGTACAGGCAGTGCGTCAGGAATGCAGCCCATTTCTGGGAAGTTGTAAAAAGGGGGATGGCTTCCTCGGTGGGACATACACTGTTCTCTTCCCAGCTCAAGATAAGCACTGTACAGGTGAAAGGTACAAGAGTCCTGAGAACGGATGTGTTTCTGGGTCAGGATAATCCCTCCAGAGATGCCCATCTGAATTCCCAGAAAGGGGATGTGTCAGCCATGGAAATCCATccaggcaggctctgtgctctcacctgggcagggtgagggagTGGGCATGGGAAGCATGAATTGCTTTCTTCCTGCCCTCTCCCTCTGCGCCCATTGAGGAGCAGATTTGTGTCCTGCTGATGTTTCACTTGGAGCAAACATGTCTGAAAGGTGAGGGATATTGATCCTTAATGGCTCTGCAGCCCAAGCAGCCCAGTCCACGGCAATGAATACCTTTGACACACCAGTCCAGAATGGGTATGAGAGCACAAACACTGTAATTTCACCCAGTTTCCCCGTTGTGCTCGCTGTAGGCCATCAAGTTGCCCCCTGACCTTGATTCTGTCTGATCTGTGCAGACACAGAGTGAGGCTAAATCCCCTGCCAGGTGTGTGCATGCACATCACCAGAGTGGGCAGTAGCCACGGGCTGAGACCTCCCAGGCTGTGATGTGTCACTGATCAGGTTGTAGTGACTCACAGGTGACAGTCCCAGGGATATCTTTGCCCTGTCCCACCGAGCCACCcactcctgctgcccagctgcctcCCTTGGCTGCATGTGTGGCATTTCCTGGGCGGCTCGAGCTGACAGTGTggcagaaaggtggcaccagggcgGCCAGCGGTGGGATGCTGTGCCTCCTGTCCCTGACAGATGGCAAACGGGCTGTCCTCTAACTCTGCCTCGagtggcagagcccagccctgctgttctGACACTGACTCAGCTGTGAGGACACATCTCCAAGGTGACTCTGTGCTCCGGAGCGAGGATGTATCGCGTAAATTTGCTGACATTCAAGGCTGGGTGCTGCTTCCTGTTTGGGTCTGGAGAAAGTTTTCCTAAACAGAGTCTGCTGATGTTTTCAGCCTTGCACAGTCAATGGCATCACTGCTGAGGTCCCTGTGTGTGGCTCTGCCAATGGTGGGTTGTGCTGGTGTGGTGAAGGACACTGTACCTGAGGGCAGCTTTTGTGCCCACTGTATCAGCACAGGCGGTGTTGAATTCTGTGTTagtgcaggcagctgcaggctcTTCCCACACCCTCTCACTCCCACCTCTCCATGAATTGCTTTGGTGGCTTGAAAACTACccatcagaaagaaaaaaccccaccagccCTGAAATATTTACCCCTTTGCATCAACCAGGCAACAGGCAGCTGTCAGTTCTCTttggggaaggggatgggatGTGGGGAGGGACACCCCTGTCAAagccagcctgcagctgtgGTGAGTGACAGTGTcaccccctccttccccagatGTGCCATGGGGTTGGTTGTGTGtctgtttctgtatttttccactGCCAACCTGGCCCTGAGTGCCTGCATAATGGGGAGACATTATAGTACCAGCTGCAGTTTTATTTAGAAGGGAATAATGAATATTTTGTTCCAACAGGCTTTTGAAACAAGCGGCCGCCATCTGCTTAAAAGTTTTGCTCTCAGCCATGTCACGATTCCCCAAAGTTATAATCGAGCACCTCTCTGCCCTGGTCATGCcaagcagatttatttttaggTCTGGCTATTGAACAGGCTCCCAGTTTTTCAAAGACCATTAGaatcctgctctccctgttaACAGGCAGCCTGGAAGCGGGGACTTGCTTTTGCCTGGAATCAGTGAAACTTCTTGCTGGTGCTAACAAAGCTGAGTCAGATACTAATGAGGGTTCAAGGGCAGACGCTGCCTCAGACAACACTGAGCCTtgaaaagcacagagctggctgcagagccaattctgctgctcttgaaaaaaacaccccaaaccaacccaaaaaaccccctgctgcttctcttttatTAAGTATTAATCCCCAGAGACTCATTTTAAAGCTCCCAAGTAccattttctctgcctttggacactctctgaCACTTTGGGGAAcagtttctgttttctgctgtcGAGCTGTTTGGctgcattgatttttttgtatTATAGCAGCAACAGGTCATGGGTGAGACTGAGATCTTTTTTTCCAGGTGACTACACACAACACATATGCAATCTTGCCTTCCCCAAAGAGAGGTACAGGAGTTCAGAGGGAGAATTTAGCTTCCTCCAGGGTGATGTTtgaaagctgcagagcagctcctaaCCTGATTAATGCATCCTGAGGTGACTGGATTGTGTGCTGGAAATTTGCAGGATACCAGGCTGCCCCATAGCTACCCAGTGTATATCCATATGTGTCATTTTATTGGGATAGGTGAATCAGGAGTGTGTACCTAGATACCAAGAGCAATTTTCCCAGTGAATTCCAGTTTAAACCCTGGTTGTATTGGAAATTACAGCGTTTTCATTAGGAGAATTCACAGTGTCTcgattttctctcctctgcagcaTGGACAAGGACAGCCAGGATGTTCACCAGGTACTGAATGAGCTCAAGAACAAGTTCCAGGAGATGAGGAAGCTGATCAGCTCCATGCCTGGCATCGGggtgagcccagagcagcagcagcagcagctgcagaacctGCGGGAGCAGGTCCGGACCAAGAACGAGCTCCTGCAGAAGTACAAGAGCCTTTGCATGTTTGAAATCCCCAAGGAGTAGGAAAGCCACAGCTCCACTCTCTGGGTCTGAGATacctcctgtgcaggctgatCAGGGTGGCAGAAGTTGGCATTTCTTTCTGTAGGTTTTGTGGTTGCAGGGCTGTGGCGTTGTGCCTGTGTGGACCTGGGTGTGTGACGCTGGGCCAGGACACCGTGTGCTCTCCTGGGACA
Encoded here:
- the MED9 gene encoding mediator of RNA polymerase II transcription subunit 9 — encoded protein: MASGPAGRAAEEPPPPEPPAEQKPPPLPPAQEEFSFLPLVHDIIKCMDKDSQDVHQVLNELKNKFQEMRKLISSMPGIGVSPEQQQQQLQNLREQVRTKNELLQKYKSLCMFEIPKE